A section of the Maylandia zebra isolate NMK-2024a linkage group LG8, Mzebra_GT3a, whole genome shotgun sequence genome encodes:
- the sox8a gene encoding transcription factor SOX-8a, with translation MTEENKPLSQQACSPAGTDGSASQHGSDSESPASPVRPETQEAARPPGITPKLESCSEDERFPTCIRDAVSQVLKGYDWSLVPVPSLGERGLKSKPHVKRPMNAFMVWAQAARRKLADQYPHLHNAELSKTLGKLWRLLSETEKRPFVEEAERLRLQHKKDYPDYKYQPRRRKSNKPDQGDCRPALVQQQQQKQGLYKMDPGVARLAGTGEVEQHYHSDRTGQSHGPPTPPTTPKTDLHMGPKHENRQSVDTMSSSAAPPPNRQNIDFSNVDISELSTDVIGTIDAFDVHELDQYLPPNSHGATVLTPPETSNPSGTFIPPSTDCHTPNIQNWTSKMSGGTSAGMPLTSSNCETDGLHKDGGQKPQIKTERMSPGHYNSSSPPPRSHQPEYTSLGSGICPSSTPTTSSSANQSDYTDLQNSSFYSAFSGYPASLYQYPYFHSSRRSYTTPLINSLALAPPTHSPPSGWEQPIYTTLTRP, from the exons ATGACTGAGGAGAACAAGCCATTGTCACAGCAGGCATGCAGTCCAGCGGGAACCGACGGGTCTGCGTCCCAGCATGGATCGGATTCAGAGTCTCCGGCCTCTCCGGTAAGGCCCGAAACGCAGGAGGCAGCGCGCCCGCCCGGGATTACGCCGAAACTGGAGAGCTGCTCGGAAGACGAGCGGTTCCCCACCTGCATTCGCGACGCTGTGTCGCAGGTGCTAAAAGGTTACGACTGGTCGCTGGTGCCTGTGCCCAGTCTGGGGGAGAGGGGGCTGAAGAGTAAACCTCACGTGAAACGGCCTATGAACGCGTTCATGGTTTGGGCGCAGGCAGCGCGGAGGAAGCTGGCGGACCAGTATCCACATCTGCACAACGCTGAGCTCAGCAAGACGCTGGGAAAGCTGTGGCG ACTTCTCTCTGAAACAGAGAAACGTCCCTTTGTTGAGGAGGCCGAGAGGCTGAGGCTGCAGCACAAAAAAGACTACCCAGACTATAAGTACCAGCCTCGGAGACGCAAGAGCAATAAACCGGACCAGGGCGACTGCAGACCTGCGCTGgtccaacagcagcagcagaagcagggCTTATATAAAATGGACCCGGGTGTGGCCAGGCTGGCTGGCACAGGGGAAGTGGAGCAGCATTACCATTCAGACAGAACAG GTCAGTCTCACGGGCCTCCAACACCTCCCACCACCCCTAAAACAGACCTGCACATGGGACCCAAACACGAGAACCGTCAGTCTGTGGACACAATGAGCTCCAGCGCTGCTCCTCCTCCCAACCGTCAGAACATCGACTTCAGTAACGTAGACATCTCTGAGCTCAGCACTGACGTCATCGGCACTATCGACGCCTTCGACGTTCACGAGCTCGACCAGTACCTGCCTCCAAACAGCCACGGTGCCACTGTTCTAACCCCGCCAGAAACCAGCAACCCCTCCGGTACTTTCATCCCACCCAGCACCGACTGTCACACTCCCAACATCCAAAATTGGACGTCCAAAATGTCTGGTGGGACTTCCGCTGGAATGCCGCTAACCTCTTCCAATTGTGAGACCGACGGGCTGCACAAGGATGGCGGCCAAAAACCTCAGATTAAAACTGAGCGGATGAGCCCGGGTCACTACAACTCCTCAAGTCCTCCACCACGGTCACACCAACCTGAGTATACATCCCTGGGTTCGGGCATCTGTCCTTCCTCCACCCCTACCACCTCCTCGTCTGCCAACCAGTCAGACTACACCGACCTTCAAAACTCCAGCTTCTACAGCGCTTTCTCTGGTTACCCCGCCAGCCTGTATCAGTACCCATACTTTCATTCCTCCCGCAGGTCTTACACCACCCCACTGATCAACAGCCTGGCCTTGGCACCACCTACTCATAGTCCTCCCTCTGGCTGGGAGCAGCCCATCTATACGACCCTCACCAGGCCTTGA